GTCGGTAAATGTGTTCATGAAAAATATGTTGAAGGAATATGCCCTGAAAGTGCTGAAGAGTCTTCCAGCCAGGTTCTCACTGTCTGTGAATTGGAATTCGACCGAGGGCTATATGCTGGGGTATGCCAAGGAGATTTTGCGTACATTGGAAAATGACCAAAGCGTAACGACTCGCCAGGATGCCATCACGGGCCTTCGACAACTCAGTCTGGAGGAATTCGGACTGGTGTTGCTGTCCATGCCCGACCCTGAGTACCCCAAGCTTTCACGACTTCTTCCTGCCATGGCGAGTAATGAGGTGCAGCGAAACTGGACGGGGAACCATGGAGTCGAATTGCTCAAGCAAACAACAGCGTTCGTGCGTGCATTGAGTTACAACTACACACGAGTGACCGGGCGGTCTCTGGATGATGCCACTATCTTGGATTTTGGATGTGGGTATGGCCGTATCGCGCAATTGCTCTATTACTTCACCGCCGAGGAAAAAGTCTTCGGGGTCGATCCCTGGGAACAGTCCATTGAACTTTGCCGGGAGTCGGGTCTCAGTACAAACTTCATGGTATCCGACTACCTCCCTGTGTCCTTGCCGGTCGGGACGGTGAAGTTTAATCTCATTTATGCCTTCTCCGTGTTCACCCACCTGTCTCAAAGGGCGATGAGCGCGTCGTTGAACACCTTGCGGAAGTACCTTGCGGATGATGGCATGTTAGCCATTACTATTCGCCCTGTCGAAAACTGGGAGCATGACCCTCACACATCATCCGCGCAGAAAGCGGCCCTAGCCGTTCGACATCGGGAGGAGGGCTTTGCTTTCAACCCCCACAACCGGGCACCGATTGATGGTGACGTGACCTATGGGGATTCCTCGTTGACTCTGGAGTGGATTACCTCGACTTTTCCAGAGTGGACGATCAAAGCGACTGATCGGTGTTTGAGCGATCGTCTTCAGCGGTATGTCTTTCTGGTGCCGCGCTGATCGGGGAAGCTCCTGCGTTTGTGGCTGGAAAATGTGGCTCTGGGTATATAGGAAAGCCGCAAGTTGAAAGGGGAAAACGCTTGCTTGCCACAGCATGGTATTCCTTGTATGCTCCTGCCTAAATTGCAGATTTTCCAGGATAAAGGATGAGTCTCATGGAGCTTCCAGAAGATATGCAACAATGCCGGCAGGAGATCGACCGGCTTGATGACGACATTCTTAATATATTGAATGAGCGATCTCAATATGTCATTAAAATCGGGCATCTGAAAAAACAACAGGATTCGTCTGCCCATCTTCACACGCCCGGTCGGGAAGCGGCGATCGTGGAACGGTTGATGCGCAAAAACCCAGGACCGTTTCCCAGTGAAGCCCTTCGTCATCTTTACCGGGAGATTATGTCGGCGTCTCTCTC
The sequence above is a segment of the Nitrospira sp. MA-1 genome. Coding sequences within it:
- a CDS encoding class I SAM-dependent methyltransferase, translated to MKNMLKEYALKVLKSLPARFSLSVNWNSTEGYMLGYAKEILRTLENDQSVTTRQDAITGLRQLSLEEFGLVLLSMPDPEYPKLSRLLPAMASNEVQRNWTGNHGVELLKQTTAFVRALSYNYTRVTGRSLDDATILDFGCGYGRIAQLLYYFTAEEKVFGVDPWEQSIELCRESGLSTNFMVSDYLPVSLPVGTVKFNLIYAFSVFTHLSQRAMSASLNTLRKYLADDGMLAITIRPVENWEHDPHTSSAQKAALAVRHREEGFAFNPHNRAPIDGDVTYGDSSLTLEWITSTFPEWTIKATDRCLSDRLQRYVFLVPR